Proteins encoded within one genomic window of Ignavibacteriota bacterium:
- a CDS encoding sugar phosphate isomerase/epimerase, producing the protein MKQPTLPVRIGIRAHDFGRLPAGELAAKIAAGGFSCAQLAVGKAIAGITLKPGLLNPGLAFEIGEEFRRHGVQIAVLGCYVNPLHPDLATRRSLLTLFKEHLRFARDFGTGLVALETGSVNADYTPHPDNHGEAAFQDSLASIAELAAEAERFGVLVGIEGVASHAVSTPRKMRKMLDAVGSANLQVVFDPVNLLTAENHSEQERVIGDSFDLFGDRIVAIHAKDFVIEHGQLRPVAAGEGHLRHDLVMRFVVEEKPGISILLEDTTELTARPCAEFLRKVLG; encoded by the coding sequence ATGAAGCAACCCACTCTACCCGTTCGGATCGGCATCCGTGCGCACGATTTCGGACGGCTACCGGCCGGAGAGCTCGCGGCGAAGATCGCTGCCGGTGGATTCTCCTGCGCGCAGCTCGCGGTTGGCAAGGCGATCGCCGGGATCACGCTCAAGCCCGGACTTCTGAATCCGGGGCTTGCGTTCGAGATCGGCGAGGAATTCCGCCGGCACGGAGTGCAGATCGCGGTGCTCGGGTGTTATGTCAATCCGCTCCATCCGGATCTTGCCACGCGCCGATCCCTGCTGACCCTCTTCAAGGAGCATCTGCGGTTCGCGCGGGATTTCGGCACCGGGCTTGTCGCCCTCGAAACCGGCTCGGTCAACGCCGACTACACGCCTCATCCCGATAACCACGGGGAAGCGGCTTTCCAGGATTCGCTCGCGAGCATTGCGGAGCTTGCCGCCGAAGCGGAACGGTTCGGGGTCCTCGTGGGCATCGAAGGGGTCGCCTCGCATGCGGTATCCACACCCCGGAAGATGCGGAAGATGCTGGACGCCGTCGGGTCGGCGAATCTGCAGGTCGTCTTCGATCCCGTCAACCTACTGACAGCCGAGAATCACTCCGAGCAGGAACGGGTCATCGGTGATTCCTTCGACTTGTTCGGAGACCGGATCGTGGCGATCCACGCGAAGGACTTCGTTATCGAGCATGGCCAGCTCAGGCCGGTCGCCGCGGGTGAGGGACATCTCCGGCACGATCTGGTGATGCGGTTCGTGGTCGAGGAAAAACCCGGGATCAGTATCCTGCTGGAAGATACGACAGAGCTGACAGCCCGGCCGTGTGCGGAGTTTCTGCGCAAGGTCCTGGGATGA
- a CDS encoding carbon-nitrogen hydrolase family protein, producing the protein MIRSLVLCSILLITGMAHSAPARKPARLALVQLLGGQTQDWRQYLAKGLEAIDEAGKLQVDMIVLPEGVNFGPGVDVTYAEAAIGLDSPELVEVSRKARLYNCYIVFPFIQKERGKIYNSAAVFGRQGELVGVYHKTHEPRAVIETQNVTVGNEWPVFDLDIGKVGIMICYDTITPEPAQVYSLLGAELLVFPHVISIHQNGDQFDLRTRARALDACVYVASCGWARPHDAGEPGPLSGTCVIDYEGRVTAQAAKDTKDILVVTVPFTQPRITKDLGVYGEAEWKKVYFGERRPWLYKVLSDDNKAWRSWATEENY; encoded by the coding sequence ATGATCAGATCGTTGGTCCTTTGTTCCATTCTTCTCATAACAGGCATGGCGCATTCTGCGCCGGCCCGGAAGCCGGCCCGTTTGGCTCTGGTGCAACTCCTGGGCGGGCAAACGCAGGACTGGCGGCAGTATCTCGCCAAGGGGCTGGAGGCCATCGACGAGGCAGGGAAGCTGCAGGTGGACATGATCGTACTGCCGGAAGGCGTGAACTTCGGTCCGGGGGTGGATGTGACGTATGCGGAGGCGGCCATCGGCCTGGATTCTCCCGAGCTGGTTGAAGTCAGCAGGAAGGCCAGGCTGTATAACTGCTATATTGTCTTTCCGTTCATCCAGAAGGAACGCGGGAAGATCTACAACAGCGCGGCGGTGTTCGGCAGACAGGGGGAACTCGTCGGCGTCTATCACAAGACCCATGAGCCGCGCGCTGTCATTGAGACACAGAACGTCACCGTGGGGAATGAATGGCCGGTCTTTGATCTGGATATCGGAAAAGTCGGCATCATGATCTGCTATGACACGATCACTCCCGAGCCCGCACAGGTCTACAGTCTGCTGGGAGCCGAGTTGCTCGTTTTTCCACATGTGATCTCCATCCATCAGAACGGGGATCAATTCGATCTGCGTACGCGGGCGCGGGCGCTCGACGCATGTGTGTATGTCGCTTCGTGCGGGTGGGCCCGGCCGCACGACGCGGGCGAACCGGGGCCGCTCTCCGGGACGTGTGTGATCGACTATGAGGGCCGCGTCACCGCCCAGGCGGCAAAGGATACGAAGGACATCCTCGTTGTCACGGTTCCATTCACACAACCTCGCATCACCAAGGACCTTGGTGTGTACGGTGAGGCGGAGTGGAAGAAGGTGTATTTTGGCGAAAGGAGGCCGTGGCTGTACAAGGTACTCAGCGACGACAATAAGGCATGGCGGAGCTGGGCAACAGAGGAGAACTACTAG
- a CDS encoding glycoside hydrolase family 88 protein: MSTPMVQENAGKVYEFMKRGNAGLTRETANEVDHDPASWGMDIDDWDWNAGVGMIAISDYYEKTGKPEILEFMRGWVARNKHQCAKKDHVNYLAPLAMYPDMFLRTKEAYYRDTAVEYADWVMASAGRSADGVFYHGASVSGEVWADTVFMALVFLSKTAKLTGNSAMAEAVINQILAHCRLLQDPATGVLYHGYHCVEDHHMSGALWTRGNSWVVIGAPMIIETIRDIVEIPKELFERYEKLVSGLLSFQAEDGLWHTVMTRPDFYKETSGSAGVAGGILKAVRIGMLQPDLLPRARRALDAVVAQISADGGVQGVSGGTPIMPTIDAYGKLTRYPTLYGQGLTLLMLSECLYQDMAGAGKTSS, from the coding sequence ATGAGCACCCCGATGGTGCAGGAGAACGCTGGTAAGGTATACGAGTTCATGAAACGAGGGAATGCCGGGTTGACGCGGGAAACCGCGAACGAGGTGGACCACGACCCTGCCAGCTGGGGAATGGACATCGACGACTGGGATTGGAATGCCGGCGTCGGCATGATCGCGATATCCGACTACTATGAGAAGACCGGAAAGCCGGAGATCCTGGAGTTCATGCGGGGATGGGTCGCCCGGAACAAACACCAGTGTGCGAAGAAGGACCACGTCAATTACCTCGCACCGCTGGCCATGTACCCGGACATGTTCCTGAGGACGAAAGAGGCCTACTACCGCGATACAGCGGTCGAGTACGCTGACTGGGTCATGGCCAGTGCCGGGAGATCTGCAGACGGCGTGTTCTATCACGGGGCATCTGTTTCGGGGGAGGTGTGGGCCGATACTGTGTTCATGGCCCTGGTGTTTCTCTCGAAGACGGCGAAGCTCACCGGGAACTCCGCGATGGCGGAGGCGGTGATCAACCAGATCCTTGCACACTGCCGGCTCCTTCAGGACCCGGCCACCGGCGTACTGTACCACGGGTATCACTGCGTGGAGGATCACCACATGTCGGGAGCCCTCTGGACACGGGGCAACTCCTGGGTGGTGATCGGAGCCCCGATGATCATCGAGACCATCCGGGACATCGTGGAGATCCCGAAGGAACTCTTTGAACGGTATGAAAAGTTGGTGAGTGGCCTGCTGTCGTTCCAGGCGGAGGACGGTCTCTGGCATACGGTGATGACCAGGCCGGATTTCTACAAAGAGACCTCGGGAAGTGCGGGAGTGGCGGGAGGCATCCTCAAGGCGGTGCGCATCGGCATGCTCCAGCCGGACCTGTTGCCACGCGCTCGCAGAGCTCTTGATGCGGTGGTTGCGCAGATCAGCGCCGACGGCGGCGTGCAGGGCGTCTCGGGCGGAACGCCGATCATGCCGACGATCGATGCCTACGGGAAGCTGACCCGCTATCCAACATTGTACGGTCAGGGGCTGACGCTTCTGATGCTGAGCGAATGCCTGTACCAGGACATGGCCGGGGCAGGAAAAACATCGTCATAG
- a CDS encoding transglutaminase family protein, with the protein MRTAPHTFEVEGHPGDLTTWAGLGAWYHGLSVGRQTLSPRTLADVAERTKGITGIRGKVQALYEYMQDRTRYVNVSLGIGGWQPFPASYVEERGYGDCKALTNYMSSLLHAAGIGSSPVLVYSGAEPRWMVREFPHNSFNHVILCVPAQEDTIWLECTNQTAPFGHLGSAGENRFGLLVLPNGGTLCRTPASSSGDNCQVRVASVAVTPAANAFATVRTRYTGNQQDRIRSALETATPREREQWLREDIGHPDAELRRTDFTGVSGRQLSVEVSFTAGLRDYCSRAGTRLLFTPNLMERRRYIPPPDTLRRQPIVERYAYTDIDSITYLLPPGSHMESLPKPTTLNVPFARYSAGIRVIKPQEVLYVRRLEVIATELPREAYADYRAFWSEVVKADKAVASLVIE; encoded by the coding sequence GTGAGAACGGCACCGCACACGTTCGAGGTCGAGGGGCATCCTGGAGATCTCACGACATGGGCAGGACTCGGAGCATGGTACCATGGACTGTCGGTCGGGCGCCAGACACTCTCACCCCGCACGCTCGCTGATGTGGCAGAACGGACGAAGGGGATCACGGGGATCCGCGGCAAGGTGCAGGCGCTGTACGAATACATGCAGGACCGGACGCGTTACGTCAACGTCTCCCTCGGCATCGGAGGCTGGCAGCCATTCCCTGCATCCTACGTGGAAGAGCGCGGATACGGCGACTGTAAGGCGCTGACGAACTATATGTCGTCCCTGCTGCACGCAGCCGGGATAGGATCATCCCCGGTCCTCGTCTATTCCGGGGCCGAACCCCGTTGGATGGTCAGGGAATTCCCCCACAACAGTTTCAACCACGTCATCCTGTGCGTCCCGGCCCAGGAGGACACGATCTGGCTGGAGTGTACGAATCAAACCGCTCCTTTCGGCCACCTCGGCTCTGCTGGTGAGAACAGATTCGGACTACTCGTGCTACCGAACGGTGGCACGCTCTGCAGAACGCCGGCAAGTTCATCCGGCGACAATTGCCAGGTCCGCGTGGCTTCCGTGGCGGTCACCCCCGCTGCAAACGCCTTTGCCACGGTCCGGACACGATACACAGGAAACCAGCAGGACCGCATCCGCAGTGCGTTGGAGACCGCCACTCCCCGCGAACGGGAGCAATGGCTCCGGGAAGATATCGGGCATCCTGATGCCGAATTGCGTCGGACCGATTTCACCGGTGTGAGCGGAAGGCAGTTGTCCGTGGAGGTATCGTTCACGGCAGGACTCCGCGACTATTGCTCCCGGGCGGGCACGAGGCTGCTCTTCACACCGAATCTCATGGAACGGCGGAGATACATCCCACCGCCCGACACCCTGCGCCGTCAGCCGATCGTCGAGCGCTACGCGTATACCGATATCGACTCGATCACGTATCTTCTCCCGCCGGGAAGCCATATGGAGAGCCTCCCGAAACCCACGACGTTGAATGTCCCGTTCGCGCGGTACAGCGCCGGGATCCGGGTGATCAAGCCCCAGGAAGTATTGTATGTGCGGCGACTCGAAGTGATCGCGACGGAACTACCACGTGAGGCGTATGCTGACTACCGGGCGTTCTGGTCAGAGGTCGTCAAGGCGGACAAGGCCGTGGCTTCATTGGTGATCGAGTAG
- a CDS encoding glycoside hydrolase family 2, with protein sequence MHPPSLPRTILRGGESDPGAAFTPRPKIDTPEELKEELARQRAVYAQYLKDLAPALPSLRETVRIETFQWRLETDADRSDFQHTLRGAGRWTNVRVPHFGGPIGRAVAFYRTTFPVTRTMLGKGAVFVRFGAVDYKARVFVNGHYLGSHEGFFAGFEFDCTRYVREGSNTLLVQVENDAIYMGNDSWGQDEEGDKMYAATNLGWDDPGFGWHHCPPGFGIYQDVIVEGRAPMHVADLWVRPLPDEERAEAWVEVWNTDRRNKPASLEISVYGQNFRDTVISRLRYIPGTRIIPGVGDLQKPTDNQDVTLTMGPGMNLLKVPLVIPEVRWWDLNTPWLYQIQVRLLDDAGRVVDQAKRQFGMRTMRQDVDAIPRGRLLLNNKQIRLRGANTMGFEQQDVFQKDFPQLVDDILLAKICNMNYLRLTQRPVQPEVYDYCDRLGLMLQTDLPLFGCMRYNKVAEGVRQAEEMERIVRAHPSNIMISYINEPFPNANGKPQRHLTRPDLEAFFGAADRAVRILNPDRVIKHVEGDYDPPGETLPDNHVYCGWYNGHGLELGKLHRGYWVPVKPDWMYACGEFGAEGLDPADLMRRRYPRTWLPGADESRWSPNAIPGSQTGNFHYMWFDTQHSLADWVAASQRHQAWATRLFAERFRRDDRMTGFAIHLFIDAFPSSWMKTIMDCERRPKPAYFAYRDALEPLAVNIRTDRWAFTAGEQMSFEFWLCNDTPASPQGLQLRWQLEQDGRAVYSRQSPATVESIRAAFQGYFVHQAPDVRERTRFLLRLGLADTDSIIVDTSIEFDVFPSLPPPGAAAIRVIGTGDGRARQLLEELGMNEGGATPSVLLIDDVAEYAKHRSTIDSAVAGGARAVFLELPVGTYKIGGSEVRVEECVMRAREFVSRATGHQLVAGFEPEDFKCWYDPTVDYFTPLLPTVFDAREWDPILTNGNGVWGGGAWQSKFAAAEKRRGAGSYIVCQVTLAGRVRHNPVAALFAGRLLGR encoded by the coding sequence GTGCATCCCCCGTCGCTTCCCCGGACCATCCTCCGGGGTGGAGAGTCCGATCCGGGTGCAGCCTTCACACCACGGCCAAAGATCGACACACCCGAAGAGTTGAAGGAAGAACTTGCCCGGCAGCGCGCCGTGTACGCGCAGTACCTCAAGGACCTCGCCCCCGCCCTCCCCTCTCTCCGCGAGACCGTGCGGATCGAGACCTTTCAATGGCGCCTGGAAACCGACGCCGACCGATCGGACTTTCAGCATACGCTGCGGGGTGCCGGAAGGTGGACGAACGTCAGGGTCCCCCATTTCGGCGGACCGATCGGCCGCGCGGTCGCATTCTACAGGACAACATTCCCGGTGACGCGGACCATGCTCGGCAAGGGCGCGGTCTTTGTCCGGTTTGGCGCGGTGGACTACAAGGCGCGCGTGTTTGTCAACGGGCACTACCTCGGCTCGCACGAGGGATTCTTCGCCGGCTTCGAATTCGATTGCACCCGGTACGTCCGCGAGGGCTCCAACACGCTGCTTGTGCAGGTTGAGAACGATGCGATCTACATGGGGAACGACTCGTGGGGGCAGGATGAGGAAGGAGACAAGATGTATGCGGCAACCAACCTCGGGTGGGACGATCCCGGGTTTGGCTGGCACCATTGCCCGCCCGGATTCGGCATCTATCAGGACGTGATCGTCGAGGGTCGAGCCCCGATGCACGTTGCCGATCTCTGGGTACGGCCGCTGCCCGACGAGGAACGCGCCGAGGCATGGGTCGAGGTGTGGAATACGGACCGGCGCAACAAGCCGGCGTCTCTGGAGATCTCCGTCTACGGTCAGAACTTCAGGGATACGGTCATCAGCCGCCTTCGCTACATCCCCGGCACCCGGATCATTCCCGGCGTCGGAGACCTCCAGAAGCCGACGGACAATCAGGACGTGACCCTCACGATGGGTCCCGGCATGAACCTGCTCAAAGTGCCGCTCGTCATACCGGAGGTCCGGTGGTGGGATCTCAACACACCCTGGCTCTATCAGATCCAGGTCCGACTGCTCGACGATGCCGGACGTGTTGTGGACCAGGCGAAGCGTCAGTTCGGTATGCGCACCATGCGCCAGGATGTCGATGCGATCCCGCGGGGACGCTTGCTCCTCAATAATAAGCAGATCAGGCTGCGTGGCGCAAACACGATGGGATTCGAACAGCAGGATGTGTTTCAGAAGGACTTCCCGCAGCTCGTGGACGACATCCTGCTCGCCAAGATCTGCAACATGAACTACCTCCGGCTGACGCAGAGGCCTGTACAACCTGAGGTGTACGACTACTGTGACCGTCTCGGGTTGATGCTGCAGACCGATCTTCCATTGTTCGGCTGCATGCGCTACAACAAGGTCGCGGAAGGCGTCCGTCAGGCGGAGGAGATGGAACGGATCGTCCGCGCCCATCCTTCCAACATCATGATCAGCTACATCAACGAGCCGTTTCCCAATGCCAATGGCAAGCCCCAGCGCCATCTGACCCGTCCCGACCTCGAAGCATTTTTCGGCGCTGCCGACCGGGCCGTGCGGATACTGAATCCGGACCGCGTCATCAAGCATGTGGAAGGCGACTACGACCCACCGGGCGAGACACTGCCGGACAATCACGTGTACTGCGGTTGGTACAACGGCCACGGCCTCGAGCTGGGAAAGCTTCACAGAGGATATTGGGTACCGGTGAAACCCGATTGGATGTACGCGTGCGGTGAGTTCGGTGCGGAGGGGCTCGACCCGGCCGATCTCATGCGGCGCCGGTATCCCCGCACGTGGCTGCCGGGCGCGGACGAATCCCGATGGTCACCCAATGCCATCCCCGGCTCACAGACCGGCAATTTCCACTACATGTGGTTCGACACGCAGCACTCGCTGGCTGATTGGGTGGCCGCCAGTCAACGGCACCAGGCCTGGGCAACGCGGCTCTTCGCCGAACGGTTCCGCCGCGACGATCGCATGACAGGCTTCGCGATCCACCTGTTCATCGATGCCTTCCCTTCCAGTTGGATGAAGACGATCATGGACTGTGAGCGCCGCCCCAAGCCGGCGTACTTCGCATATCGCGATGCACTCGAGCCGCTGGCGGTGAACATCCGCACCGACCGCTGGGCGTTCACGGCCGGAGAACAGATGTCGTTCGAGTTCTGGCTCTGCAACGACACGCCCGCGTCGCCACAGGGACTGCAGCTCCGGTGGCAACTCGAGCAGGATGGACGCGCCGTCTATTCGCGCCAGTCGCCCGCCACCGTCGAATCCATCCGAGCGGCCTTCCAGGGTTACTTCGTCCATCAGGCACCCGACGTGCGTGAGCGGACCCGATTCCTCCTGCGGCTGGGGCTTGCCGATACGGACAGCATCATCGTTGACACAAGCATCGAGTTCGACGTGTTCCCTTCACTCCCACCGCCTGGTGCAGCGGCTATCCGCGTTATCGGCACAGGTGACGGAAGGGCGCGGCAGTTGCTGGAGGAACTGGGAATGAACGAGGGCGGCGCAACACCATCTGTACTCCTGATCGACGACGTTGCCGAATATGCGAAGCATCGGAGCACCATCGATAGTGCTGTCGCTGGAGGTGCGAGGGCAGTGTTTCTGGAGCTTCCCGTCGGGACATACAAGATCGGTGGCTCTGAGGTACGTGTCGAGGAATGCGTGATGCGCGCCAGGGAGTTCGTGTCGCGTGCCACCGGCCACCAGCTCGTTGCCGGGTTCGAGCCGGAGGACTTCAAGTGCTGGTATGACCCCACGGTAGACTACTTCACACCGTTGCTTCCGACGGTGTTCGATGCCAGGGAGTGGGATCCGATCCTGACGAATGGGAACGGGGTCTGGGGAGGCGGCGCATGGCAAAGCAAGTTCGCAGCCGCCGAGAAACGTCGCGGCGCCGGTTCGTACATCGTGTGCCAGGTGACGCTGGCGGGAAGGGTGCGCCACAACCCGGTTGCCGCGCTGTTTGCAGGCCGCTTGTTGGGACGGTGA
- a CDS encoding sugar porter family MFS transporter: MTMNQKSYLTFICSVAMVGGLMFGFDIAIISGANASLQSYFHLDELELGWGTGSLVLGAMFGALGSGGLADRYGRKRLLSYVALLFALSCLGSALSHTFIAFVVSRIVGGLSVGAASVLAPMYVAEIAPKKIRGMLVSIYQLTIVIGILISYLINYGLYGIENDWRWMFATGVAPSVLFFLGLFAIPESPRWLYLKGQKEKCRAIIGRIAGPAEADLEVEEIARTLEDQKSTSQSGDLLAPSVRKASFVGFLIAGLVQLNGMNAVVNYAPKIFQGAGFEIQNALLNTSFIGLINFIFTFVAIVVIDKVGRKTLYLTGSLGMSVSLLCLAATYFLHLEGVLTMVFVLAFVAFFAACIGPVFWTLVAEIFPNRIRGKAVAIASAIQWSVYFIVALLFPRFLEVAGGGMAFLFFAGMTTVQFLLVRHYLPETRGKSLEEIEMHWHEAPTTGHAHQESTPRP, encoded by the coding sequence GTGACAATGAACCAGAAGAGCTATCTGACCTTCATCTGCTCGGTCGCAATGGTCGGCGGATTGATGTTCGGCTTCGATATCGCCATCATCTCCGGCGCGAATGCCTCGTTGCAATCGTATTTTCATCTCGATGAACTGGAGCTTGGCTGGGGGACGGGCTCGCTTGTTCTGGGGGCGATGTTCGGCGCATTGGGATCGGGAGGACTGGCAGACAGGTACGGGAGGAAGAGACTCCTGAGCTATGTGGCGTTGCTGTTCGCCCTCTCGTGTCTGGGCAGTGCGCTTTCCCACACCTTTATTGCCTTCGTGGTGAGCAGGATCGTGGGCGGACTCTCCGTCGGCGCGGCATCCGTACTTGCGCCGATGTATGTTGCCGAGATCGCGCCGAAAAAGATCCGGGGGATGCTCGTCTCCATCTACCAGCTCACGATCGTCATCGGGATCCTGATCTCCTATCTGATCAACTATGGCCTGTATGGTATCGAGAATGACTGGCGGTGGATGTTCGCGACAGGCGTCGCCCCGTCGGTGCTCTTCTTCCTGGGGCTCTTTGCGATCCCCGAGAGCCCACGCTGGCTCTATTTGAAGGGACAGAAGGAGAAATGCAGGGCGATCATCGGCCGGATCGCCGGGCCAGCCGAAGCGGATCTGGAGGTCGAGGAGATCGCCCGCACGCTGGAAGACCAGAAGAGCACATCGCAGTCCGGCGACCTGCTTGCCCCGTCGGTGCGCAAAGCAAGTTTCGTGGGATTCCTCATCGCGGGGCTTGTCCAGTTGAACGGGATGAACGCGGTCGTCAATTACGCCCCGAAGATCTTTCAGGGGGCCGGTTTCGAGATCCAGAACGCTCTGTTGAATACCTCGTTCATTGGCCTCATCAATTTCATCTTTACGTTCGTCGCGATCGTCGTGATCGATAAGGTCGGACGGAAGACCCTGTATCTGACCGGATCCCTGGGAATGTCTGTCTCGTTGCTCTGCCTGGCAGCGACATACTTCCTGCATCTCGAGGGGGTCCTGACCATGGTCTTCGTCCTGGCCTTTGTGGCGTTCTTTGCCGCCTGCATCGGCCCGGTATTCTGGACGCTTGTGGCGGAGATCTTCCCGAACCGGATCAGGGGGAAAGCCGTTGCCATCGCGTCCGCCATTCAGTGGAGCGTCTATTTCATTGTGGCTTTGCTCTTTCCCCGCTTCCTGGAGGTGGCCGGTGGAGGGATGGCATTCCTGTTCTTTGCAGGCATGACGACCGTGCAGTTCCTGCTTGTGCGGCACTACCTCCCCGAAACGAGAGGGAAGAGTCTGGAAGAGATAGAGATGCATTGGCATGAAGCACCCACCACAGGACATGCGCACCAGGAGTCGACACCACGGCCATGA